Part of the Dehalococcoidales bacterium genome is shown below.
CGTAGTGCCTTTAATCTGGAGCAGACGCAGGAACACTATTTTCACAGGATTTCCGGCAAGACGGCCTCGCTGTTCGTTCTGGCCACGGAGTCCGGGGCAGCCCTGGCTGGAGCACCGGAGGAATCCATCCAGATCCTCCAGGAGTACGGTAATAACCTGGGTATTGCCTTCCAGATTGTGGATGATATCCTGGACTTCATTAGCAGTGAAGAGGAGATGGGCAAGCCGGTGGGGTCTGACCTGACCCAGGGCACGCTTACCCTCCCGGGGATGCTCCTGCTGGAACAATATCCGGAAGACAACCCGATAAAGAAAATGTTCCAGGAGCGGGGTGGTGGGGAATATATCGCGCGGGCAATAGACATGGTGCGCAACTCGCCGATAATTGACCAGTGCTTTGACATTGCCACCAGGTACCGCAACCGGGCCTGCCGTCGACTCGACCAATTACCGGATAACGAGTTCCGGCAATCACTGTACGGTCTGGCCGACTTTATCATCA
Proteins encoded:
- a CDS encoding polyprenyl synthetase family protein, translated to MEIDEICRPIREYLNEAEERLKSARNVDSPGLFELLDYGLKGGGKRIRPILVLLSGRLFDGSSDHLMPMALAVELTHLATLVHDDTIDNSSVRWGRPTINTLWGVEQAVLLGDYLFARAGELTASTENIRVIKLLSKTLMIITGGEVAQARSAFNLEQTQEHYFHRISGKTASLFVLATESGAALAGAPEESIQILQEYGNNLGIAFQIVDDILDFISSEEEMGKPVGSDLTQGTLTLPGMLLLEQYPEDNPIKKMFQERGGGEYIARAIDMVRNSPIIDQCFDIATRYRNRACRRLDQLPDNEFRQSLYGLADFIITRRK